From a region of the Cucumis sativus cultivar 9930 chromosome 6, Cucumber_9930_V3, whole genome shotgun sequence genome:
- the LOC116404547 gene encoding ankyrin repeat domain-containing protein, chloroplastic, with amino-acid sequence MSLGASLNIPVAKLFFLSNSPPFLLNSNKLSFNSLLRTPKGVSSVSSSSNSSYSLQPDELEDFVIGDCVIFEDDVFDDPYVSDDSSVDNSIPSTAKSKPKSAVVEINPENLVPDEWKEVQAEINITKKERRKIAQEMEFGSRVEKKKKGLVPLRSVNLEEYLSYKEAKMAQLKPLVLDNPTSFPATEEVNGAEDAMSRSSERVAPKNPKWAVYGRGLEDVSEFFNSGQYQPADRKSEGPRKLFSKEEKAMLNKRVPDLASARSDMWLPLHTLVGSGEFYLVDELLKNNVDINGVDKVGFTALHRAIVAKKQAITNYLLRESANPFVRDKDGATLMHYAVQTASSQAIKTLLLYNVDINLQDKDGWTPLHLAVQARRTDVVRLLLIKGADKTLKNAEGLTPLDICLYSGQDTKTYELIKLLKQLPRPSKLPS; translated from the exons ATGTCACTCGGTGCTTCTCTGAATATTCCCGTCGCTAAACTCTTCTTCCTCTCGAATTCGCCGccttttcttctcaattcCAACAAGCTTTCTTTCAATTCTCTTCTCAGAACTCCAAAAGGAGTCTCTTCcgtttcctcttcttccaaCTCTTCTTACTCTCTCCAACCAGATGAGTTAGAAGACTTCGTCATCGGCGATTGTGTTATTTTTGAAGATGACGTGTTCGACGACCCATATGTGTCGGATGATTCGAGTGTGGATAATTCCATTCCGAGCACAGCGAAGTCTAAGCCCAAGAGCGCTGTTGTTGAGATTAACCCCGAAAATCTGGTGCCAGATGAGTGGAAAGAAGTGCAAGCGGAGATTAACATCACGAAGAAAGAGAGGCGGAAGATTGCTCAGGAAATGGAGTTTGGTTCTCGagttgagaagaagaagaaagggcTTGTTCCTTTGAGGAGTGTGAATTTGGAGGAATATTTATCGTATAAGGAGGCGAAGATGGCACAATTGAAGCCACTTGTTCTTGATAATCCGACTAGTTTTCCGGCCACGGAGGAAGTTAATGGGGCGGAGGATGCTATGAGCAGGTCGAGCGAGCGTGTGGCGCCAAAAAATCCCAAGTGGGCGGTTTATGGTAGGGGGCTGGAGGATGTTTCTGAGTTCTTTAATAGTGGACAATACCAGCCTGCTGATAGAAAATCTGAAG GACCTCGCaagttattttcaaaagagGAAAAGGCTATGCTGAATAAAAGGGTGCCTGATCTTGCTTCTGCTCGTTCT gATATGTGGTTGCCTCTACATACTCTTGTCGGGTCTGGAGAATTTTACCTTGTGGATGAACTACTAAAAAACAATGTTGATATCAATGGTGTGGATAAG GTTGGTTTCACGGCTCTTCACAGAGCTATAGTTGCAAAAAAGCAAGCCATAActaattatcttttaagaGAAAGTGCCAATCCTTTTGTTCGAGATAAG GATGGCGCAACTTTGATGCATTACGCTGTCCAAACTGCTTCGAGTCAGGCGATTAAAACTCTTCTATTGTATAATGTTGATATAAACCTTCAGGATAAA GATGGGTGGACACCATTGCATCTCGCTGTTCAGGCTCGTCGGACAGATGTAGTTAggcttttattaattaaaggaGCTGATAAGACGCTAAAAAATGCG